The region ACATGTAGCATCATGCTCTCAGGCTGCATGAGTGCTACCAGGACTGAGGAGCGGCGGTTCACACAAGTTTTTAATCCACAACTCCTTACGAGGAGCGGCGGTTCACACAAGTTTTTAATCCACAACTCCTTACATATTGAGCCCCACCACTAATAACAATTTATTTATACCAACCTGCATGAGGCCGAAGGCGTTGCCATGGTCTCCACAGCCATTCGAGTCCAGTGCGTTCCCAGCCCTGGATTCTCTGGAGATGATGCCAGCAATGATGGCAGGATCAACTCCATTTGCATTTCCCACTTGGGTAATGATGGACTTGTAGTGGTTCATTCTGCCCAGATCTGTTTGTGCCATGTTGTGAGACGCCGCCACACCTTTTTAAAAAGACACAACACGGAAGCATGTGGGTGGCAGTGATAGCACACAGGTGCATTCACACTCCTCACGGAGCAAGtggatgtttttatttattacctCTGAGACCTTTGTTGTCCTGCCGAGATGTATCTGATCCTGCACCAGTTGTTTGAGCCCCAACAAGAGCACTGTgagctaaaatttaaaaaaaaaaaagtcttcattCGACTAGATGTCATTAAAAGGGATGCAATCTTCAATGTTAAAAAAAGCAGTTCTTACACATTGTCCTTTGTAGTCTTGCCCACCTCTAGCAGGAAACAACCGGGTGCAGTTTGTATAGCTTAACACAGTCATggaaaaaaatagaagaaatcta is a window of Nerophis lumbriciformis linkage group LG25, RoL_Nlum_v2.1, whole genome shotgun sequence DNA encoding:
- the LOC133621683 gene encoding lysozyme g-like, with the protein product MSHSALVGAQTTGAGSDTSRQDNKGLRGVAASHNMAQTDLGRMNHYKSIITQVGNANGVDPAIIAGIISRESRAGNALDSNGCGDHGNAFGLMQVDKRYHTPKGEWNSKTHLSHATDILTGFIQDIRSKFPGGTASEQLKGGLAAYNQGPGAVHSLSAVDANTTGRDYSNDVIARAQWYSKYGGF